A single region of the Austwickia chelonae genome encodes:
- a CDS encoding BldC family transcriptional regulator produces the protein MPIADHTDAQGELLTPAEVAALFRVDPKTVTRWAVSGKLTSLRTLGGHRRYRAAEVYALLDAAGGRAPAGALSSTALPPA, from the coding sequence ATGCCGATCGCCGACCACACCGACGCCCAGGGCGAGCTGCTTACTCCAGCAGAAGTCGCCGCTCTGTTCCGTGTCGACCCCAAGACCGTCACCCGCTGGGCGGTATCCGGAAAACTGACATCTCTGCGGACCCTAGGTGGGCACCGCCGATACCGGGCTGCTGAGGTCTACGCCTTGCTGGATGCAGCCGGCGGCCGCGCCCCAGCGGGGGCGCTGTCGTCAACAGCCCTGCCACCGGCCTGA
- a CDS encoding DUF3073 domain-containing protein, protein MGRGRAKAKQTKVARELKYYSPETDFSSLERELHGAQAKDVERDPHIDNDEGYEDYESWRGKRR, encoded by the coding sequence ATGGGGCGCGGCCGGGCAAAGGCCAAGCAGACGAAGGTCGCTCGGGAGCTGAAGTACTACAGCCCTGAGACCGACTTCAGCTCGCTTGAGCGAGAGCTCCACGGAGCTCAGGCGAAAGACGTCGAACGTGACCCTCACATCGACAACGATGAGGGGTACGAGGATTACGAGTCCTGGCGTGGCAAACGCCGTTGA
- the purM gene encoding phosphoribosylformylglycinamidine cyclo-ligase — MSDQPITYASAGVDVEAGDRAVALMKASVAQAQRPEVLGGLGGFAGLFDASALQRMRRPVLATSTDGVGTKVAIAQAMDIHDTIGFDLVGMVVDDIVVNGAEPLFMTDYIACGRVVPERIAAIVSGVAAACARAGCALVGGETAEHPGLLGPDEYDIAGAVTGVVDYEDILGPHRVQAGDVVLGVASSGLHSNGFSLVRRICESAGWTYERHVPEFGRTLGEELLTPTRVYAAQLLSVIRTEGVQMRALSHVTGGGLAANLARVLPTGTVARVDRGTWTPPVVFRVLQELGAVPQADQERTLNQGVGFVAVVSAETGERALQELARVGLDAWALGEVHAEEAYEADRSYETVRGAKGVDGGAVQVVGSHPNSRS; from the coding sequence GTGAGCGATCAACCGATCACCTATGCGTCTGCCGGCGTCGATGTCGAGGCCGGGGACCGCGCCGTAGCCCTCATGAAAGCCTCTGTGGCCCAGGCGCAGCGCCCGGAGGTTCTGGGTGGCCTGGGGGGCTTTGCCGGGCTTTTCGACGCCTCTGCGCTGCAGAGGATGCGCCGTCCGGTGCTGGCCACTTCCACCGACGGGGTGGGGACGAAGGTCGCGATCGCTCAGGCGATGGATATCCATGACACGATCGGTTTCGATCTGGTCGGCATGGTGGTCGATGACATCGTGGTCAACGGTGCCGAGCCTTTGTTCATGACCGACTACATCGCCTGTGGCCGGGTCGTCCCTGAACGGATCGCGGCGATCGTCTCCGGGGTGGCGGCAGCTTGTGCCCGGGCCGGATGCGCATTGGTCGGTGGGGAAACCGCGGAGCATCCGGGGCTGTTGGGCCCGGACGAATACGACATCGCCGGTGCGGTGACCGGCGTGGTGGACTACGAGGACATCCTGGGGCCTCACCGGGTACAGGCCGGGGACGTGGTTCTGGGAGTGGCCAGCTCGGGGTTGCACAGCAACGGTTTTTCCTTGGTGCGTCGAATCTGCGAGTCGGCCGGGTGGACCTACGAACGTCATGTGCCCGAGTTCGGGCGGACGTTGGGCGAGGAGTTGTTGACCCCGACTCGGGTGTACGCGGCGCAGTTGCTGTCGGTGATCCGTACCGAGGGCGTTCAGATGCGGGCGTTGTCCCATGTGACGGGGGGCGGGCTGGCCGCGAACCTGGCGCGGGTGCTGCCGACCGGAACGGTGGCTCGAGTCGATCGCGGCACGTGGACGCCGCCGGTGGTTTTCCGGGTGCTGCAAGAACTCGGTGCTGTTCCGCAGGCAGACCAGGAGCGCACCCTCAACCAGGGGGTGGGTTTCGTCGCGGTGGTCTCGGCGGAGACCGGCGAACGAGCTTTGCAGGAATTGGCACGTGTGGGCCTGGACGCGTGGGCCTTGGGAGAGGTCCACGCCGAGGAAGCCTACGAGGCGGACCGGTCGTATGAGACGGTGCGCGGCGCCAAGGGCGTCGACGGCGGTGCCGTGCAGGTTGTGGGAAGCCACCCGAACTCGAGGAGCTGA
- the purF gene encoding amidophosphoribosyltransferase, whose product MRRGDGRLNHDLLPGEKGPQDACGVFGVYAPGEEVAKLAYYGLYALQHRGQESAGIAASDGRRVLVYKDMGLVSQVFDERALSTLVGHIAVGHARYSTTGSSTWENAQPTLSDSDLGTIALAHNGNLVNAAALRNLLEAGARGAQGHTELRRGATTDTATVTALLADAEGASWEERAMAVLPQVQGAFCFVFMDEHALYAARDPQGFRPLVIGHLDRGWVVASETAALDIVGASFVREVEPGELIVIDEDGLRSRRFAPARPRGCIFEYVYLARPDTTIRGRGIYEARVDMGRALAREHPVEADMVMPTPDSGIPSAIGYADQSGIPFGLGLVKNAYVGRTFISPSQTIRQLGIRLKLNPLRDVIRGKRLVVVDDSIVRGNTQRALVRMLREAGAAEVHVRISSPPVRWPCFFGIDFASRAELVANGLDVEAVCRSIDADSLGYISQEGMVAATRQDAGELCTACFTGEYPVELDRSQLGKDVLEVVGSGAGRVTVPELSDEVGRGFLMGNPAASSTVPAGRLRGDSDAPSEAHTEHHGANL is encoded by the coding sequence GTGCGACGTGGTGATGGTCGACTCAATCATGATCTGCTCCCCGGCGAGAAAGGCCCTCAGGACGCCTGCGGCGTCTTCGGGGTCTACGCCCCTGGTGAGGAGGTCGCCAAACTCGCCTACTACGGCCTCTACGCCCTCCAGCACCGAGGCCAGGAATCGGCAGGTATCGCCGCCAGCGACGGCCGCCGAGTTCTGGTCTACAAGGACATGGGGCTGGTCAGTCAGGTCTTCGACGAACGCGCGCTGAGCACCCTGGTGGGGCATATCGCCGTCGGACACGCCCGATATTCCACCACCGGGTCCTCCACCTGGGAGAACGCCCAGCCAACCCTCTCCGACAGCGACCTGGGCACCATTGCGCTCGCGCACAACGGCAACCTGGTCAACGCGGCCGCTCTGCGGAACCTGCTGGAGGCAGGAGCCCGCGGTGCGCAGGGGCATACGGAGCTACGCAGGGGAGCCACGACGGACACTGCGACGGTGACGGCCTTGCTGGCCGATGCCGAGGGTGCTTCCTGGGAAGAGCGGGCGATGGCGGTGCTGCCTCAGGTCCAGGGGGCATTCTGTTTCGTCTTCATGGACGAGCATGCGTTATACGCCGCCCGTGACCCGCAGGGGTTCCGTCCGCTCGTGATCGGGCACCTGGATCGCGGTTGGGTGGTGGCCTCGGAGACAGCAGCTTTGGACATCGTGGGGGCGAGTTTCGTCCGTGAGGTCGAACCGGGCGAGTTGATCGTCATCGACGAGGACGGGCTGCGCAGCCGACGCTTCGCCCCGGCTCGACCGCGTGGTTGCATCTTCGAGTACGTCTACCTGGCTCGACCGGACACGACGATCCGTGGCCGGGGTATCTACGAGGCGAGGGTCGACATGGGGCGGGCCCTGGCCCGGGAGCATCCGGTCGAGGCGGACATGGTGATGCCGACGCCGGATTCGGGGATTCCCTCGGCGATCGGGTATGCCGACCAGTCGGGGATTCCTTTCGGGTTGGGTCTGGTGAAGAACGCCTACGTGGGGCGCACCTTCATTTCGCCGTCGCAGACGATCCGCCAGCTGGGCATCCGGTTGAAGCTGAACCCGTTGCGTGATGTCATCCGGGGCAAACGTCTCGTGGTGGTGGACGACTCGATCGTGCGGGGTAATACGCAGCGGGCCCTGGTGCGGATGCTGCGCGAGGCGGGTGCCGCGGAGGTCCACGTCCGGATCTCCTCGCCGCCGGTGCGTTGGCCATGTTTCTTCGGGATCGACTTCGCTTCCCGTGCCGAACTCGTGGCCAACGGCTTGGACGTAGAAGCGGTTTGTCGCAGCATCGATGCAGACAGCCTGGGATACATCAGCCAGGAAGGCATGGTGGCGGCGACCCGGCAGGATGCGGGCGAACTGTGCACCGCCTGTTTCACCGGTGAGTACCCCGTGGAACTCGACCGCAGCCAGCTCGGCAAGGACGTTCTGGAGGTCGTCGGGTCGGGGGCGGGCCGCGTCACCGTTCCTGAGCTTTCCGACGAGGTGGGGCGGGGGTTCCTGATGGGCAACCCTGCCGCATCGTCCACCGTTCCGGCCGGGCGGCTTCGCGGCGACTCCGATGCTCCCTCCGAAGCGCACACCGAACACCATGGAGCCAACCTGTGA
- a CDS encoding sterol carrier family protein produces MPPRRRIDLAAGADALHAWTLSPQGVDRAVLATAVRYSLEELSARAPGRSVEVRVPPYGVTQCLAGPTHTRGTPPCVVETEANTWLEVASGRLGWEEAVAAGRIRASGIRADLSELLPLTDPRGADNP; encoded by the coding sequence ATGCCGCCCCGTCGCCGGATCGATCTCGCCGCAGGAGCCGACGCGCTACATGCCTGGACACTGAGTCCGCAGGGCGTCGACCGAGCCGTCCTGGCCACGGCCGTGCGTTACAGCTTGGAAGAACTCAGTGCCCGCGCTCCAGGACGTAGCGTCGAAGTCCGGGTGCCTCCTTACGGCGTGACCCAGTGCCTGGCCGGGCCCACCCACACCCGAGGGACTCCACCGTGCGTCGTCGAAACCGAGGCGAACACGTGGCTGGAAGTCGCCTCGGGCAGGCTCGGCTGGGAGGAGGCCGTGGCGGCAGGTCGGATACGCGCCAGCGGAATACGCGCAGATCTGTCTGAACTCCTCCCGCTGACGGATCCTCGCGGAGCGGACAACCCCTGA
- a CDS encoding zinc-dependent alcohol dehydrogenase family protein translates to MKATVLHAPHDVRIDDVEDPVILSSTDAIVRVVATCVCGSDLWNYRGVNEVSAPRPIGHEMVGVVEEIGHHVVGLRPGDFVISPFTISDNSCPHCLMGMQTACDNLTYFGGTDQEGLPMGGAQAEYVRVPLADGTLVPVPETPDAHQIPSLLTLADVMGTGWHAAICAGVHEGDTVCVVGDGAVGLLGVLAAQQMGAERIIAMSRHPARQALAAHFGATDIVEERGEEGADRVRDLTAGVGADAVLECVGTGDSMEQAMSCARPGAMVGFVGVPHGVRLPVELMFRRNIGLAGGMAPVRQYLPALRDDVLNGLIEPGLVFDLELPLDEVAAGYAAMDERRAVKCLLHV, encoded by the coding sequence ATGAAGGCGACCGTCCTGCACGCCCCGCACGATGTCCGGATCGACGATGTCGAGGACCCGGTGATCCTGTCATCGACCGATGCGATCGTGCGGGTCGTCGCGACATGCGTCTGCGGTTCCGACCTGTGGAACTACCGCGGAGTGAACGAGGTCTCGGCGCCGCGTCCGATCGGACACGAGATGGTCGGCGTGGTCGAGGAAATCGGCCACCACGTGGTCGGTCTGCGGCCAGGGGATTTCGTGATCAGCCCCTTCACCATCAGCGACAATTCCTGCCCGCATTGTCTGATGGGGATGCAGACGGCTTGTGACAATCTCACCTATTTCGGTGGCACTGATCAGGAGGGCCTGCCGATGGGTGGCGCGCAGGCCGAATACGTCCGGGTCCCCCTGGCCGACGGCACGCTCGTCCCCGTGCCCGAGACACCGGACGCACACCAGATCCCCAGCCTGTTGACCTTGGCCGACGTGATGGGAACCGGCTGGCATGCGGCGATCTGCGCCGGCGTGCACGAGGGAGACACGGTGTGTGTCGTCGGAGACGGCGCGGTCGGCCTGTTGGGTGTCCTGGCGGCTCAGCAGATGGGCGCCGAGCGGATCATCGCGATGTCCCGTCACCCGGCGCGGCAGGCATTGGCTGCCCACTTCGGAGCGACGGACATCGTGGAAGAACGCGGCGAGGAGGGCGCGGACCGGGTCCGCGACCTGACGGCCGGTGTCGGCGCCGACGCCGTCCTCGAATGCGTCGGGACCGGCGATTCCATGGAACAGGCCATGTCCTGTGCCCGGCCCGGAGCGATGGTGGGATTCGTGGGCGTCCCGCACGGGGTGCGGCTGCCGGTGGAACTGATGTTCCGTCGAAATATCGGCCTGGCCGGAGGGATGGCCCCGGTACGGCAGTATCTACCCGCGTTGCGGGACGACGTCCTGAACGGCCTCATCGAGCCGGGCCTGGTCTTCGACCTGGAACTTCCCCTGGACGAAGTCGCCGCCGGCTATGCCGCGATGGATGAACGACGGGCCGTGAAATGTCTGCTCCACGTGTGA
- a CDS encoding molybdopterin-dependent oxidoreductase → MSAPRVNGPWQAAHWGTYQVTTDGDEITGVLPWSGDQDPSPLLGNLPGSVTHRSRVAGPSVRRGWWENGPGPDARRGTGRPCGSGPGDYLRVTWPELIERLADELRRVIDVHGNESIFGGSYGWASAGRFHHAQSQIHRFLNVLGGYTGSVDTYSTGALEVFLHRVACTEVTATQDSVPYEQIVEHTRLWVAFGGVPAKNTGTNDGGTGDHPTRSALTDFLAAGGRLVGITPVGDDLPTAPGQVDRLSLRPGSDTALILALCHTLVNEDRYDRDFVTTHTVGFDELTDYLQGRQDGTVKDAYWAAPICGIPAATIRELAREMASTRTLVTATWSLQRQQYGEMTIWAVVALGALLGQVGLPGGGFGFGYGSMNKPGLVASPLRLPSLPQGVNPVGDKIPVAAISELLLHPGQPIPYDGGTLVPPQIRLVYWAGGNPFHHHQDLNRLRRAFARPDTVVVHDPYWTPTARHADIVIPSTTSAERADLTGSRHGGLLVAMEAAVRPFADARDDYDVFSALAEALGHGQEFTEGRSSAQWQRHLYERWREDLAAGRGIDLDALDEESIVAAGLSRTTDGRGLEVPGYDDFRARGVLRLPAGRPPALLARWREDPSSFRLPTPSGRIELASKTIAGLDLPDCPGIPSWIPPAEWSQADRYPLHLIANQPSTRLHSQLDHGATSRSSKVAGREPIRLHPEDAAIRDIAPGDLVRVFNSRGHCLAGAVLDDRLRPGVVQLATGAWYDPFDPAPATDQDDPHDIGALDMHGHPNVLTADRGSSAMSQGCTGQWTMVEVENHQGLSRPVQAHEPMC, encoded by the coding sequence ATGTCTGCTCCACGTGTGAACGGCCCGTGGCAGGCCGCCCACTGGGGTACCTACCAGGTCACTACCGATGGCGATGAGATCACCGGGGTGCTGCCCTGGTCGGGCGACCAGGACCCGTCCCCTCTGCTGGGGAACCTGCCCGGTTCGGTGACCCATCGCAGCCGAGTCGCCGGCCCTTCGGTGCGTCGTGGCTGGTGGGAGAACGGGCCGGGTCCCGATGCCCGACGAGGCACCGGGCGGCCCTGCGGCTCCGGACCGGGCGACTACCTGCGCGTGACGTGGCCGGAACTGATCGAACGGCTCGCCGATGAACTCCGCCGAGTCATCGACGTCCACGGCAACGAGTCGATCTTCGGTGGCTCCTACGGGTGGGCCTCCGCAGGTCGTTTCCATCATGCGCAGAGCCAGATCCATCGCTTCCTGAACGTCCTCGGCGGGTACACCGGCAGCGTCGACACCTACTCGACAGGGGCATTGGAGGTCTTCCTACACCGAGTGGCCTGCACCGAGGTCACCGCCACACAGGACTCCGTCCCGTACGAGCAGATCGTCGAGCACACCCGACTGTGGGTGGCCTTCGGCGGCGTCCCGGCGAAGAACACCGGCACGAACGACGGCGGCACCGGCGACCACCCCACCAGGTCGGCGCTGACCGATTTCCTCGCTGCCGGTGGACGCCTCGTCGGCATCACCCCGGTGGGCGACGACCTGCCCACCGCTCCCGGGCAGGTCGACCGGCTCTCGCTGCGTCCCGGCTCGGACACGGCGTTGATCCTGGCGCTCTGCCACACCCTGGTCAACGAGGACCGCTACGACCGGGACTTCGTGACCACGCACACCGTCGGGTTCGACGAGCTGACCGACTACCTGCAGGGCAGACAGGACGGCACGGTCAAGGACGCCTACTGGGCCGCACCGATCTGCGGAATCCCGGCCGCAACGATCCGAGAACTCGCCCGGGAGATGGCGTCGACCCGCACGCTGGTCACTGCAACCTGGTCGTTGCAACGTCAGCAATACGGCGAGATGACGATCTGGGCCGTGGTCGCCTTGGGTGCGCTGCTCGGTCAGGTCGGCTTACCCGGCGGTGGTTTCGGCTTCGGATACGGGTCGATGAACAAGCCGGGCCTGGTCGCTTCCCCCCTCCGACTGCCTTCCCTCCCTCAAGGGGTCAACCCGGTGGGCGACAAGATCCCGGTGGCTGCGATCAGCGAGCTGCTGCTGCATCCCGGGCAGCCCATCCCCTACGACGGCGGTACGCTCGTCCCCCCGCAGATCCGTCTCGTCTACTGGGCCGGTGGCAACCCCTTCCACCACCACCAGGACCTGAACCGACTCCGCCGCGCCTTCGCCCGCCCAGACACGGTCGTCGTCCACGACCCGTACTGGACACCGACCGCCCGGCACGCCGACATCGTCATCCCGTCGACCACCAGCGCCGAACGTGCCGACCTGACCGGAAGTCGACATGGCGGCCTGCTGGTCGCGATGGAGGCCGCGGTACGGCCCTTCGCCGACGCCCGCGACGACTACGACGTGTTCAGCGCCCTGGCCGAGGCGCTCGGGCACGGCCAGGAGTTCACGGAGGGCCGGAGCAGCGCCCAATGGCAGCGGCATCTGTACGAGCGGTGGCGGGAGGATCTCGCAGCGGGGCGTGGCATCGACCTGGACGCCTTGGACGAGGAGTCGATCGTTGCGGCAGGTCTGTCACGCACGACTGACGGCCGAGGGCTCGAAGTCCCCGGCTATGACGATTTCCGGGCCCGTGGGGTCCTCCGGCTGCCCGCCGGGCGTCCGCCTGCGCTGCTGGCCCGGTGGCGGGAGGATCCGTCGTCCTTCCGCCTCCCGACTCCCAGCGGCCGGATCGAGTTGGCGTCGAAGACCATCGCCGGGCTCGACCTCCCCGACTGCCCTGGCATCCCGTCGTGGATCCCGCCTGCGGAGTGGTCCCAGGCCGACCGGTATCCGCTGCACCTGATCGCGAACCAGCCGAGCACCCGGCTGCACAGCCAACTCGACCACGGAGCGACCAGCCGTTCGTCCAAGGTCGCCGGGCGGGAACCGATCCGTCTGCACCCCGAGGACGCAGCCATCCGCGATATCGCCCCCGGTGATCTGGTGCGGGTCTTCAACAGCCGCGGCCATTGCCTCGCCGGCGCAGTCCTGGACGACAGGCTCCGTCCCGGCGTGGTCCAGCTGGCGACCGGAGCCTGGTACGACCCCTTCGATCCAGCCCCGGCCACCGACCAGGACGACCCCCATGACATCGGTGCACTCGACATGCATGGTCATCCGAACGTGTTGACCGCCGACCGCGGAAGCTCCGCGATGTCCCAGGGGTGCACCGGCCAGTGGACGATGGTGGAAGTGGAGAACCACCAAGGCCTGTCCCGACCGGTGCAGGCGCACGAACCGATGTGCTGA
- a CDS encoding peptide MFS transporter, which produces MASLEDKAFLGHPAGLSTLFFVEMWERFSYYGMRAILAYYLYFAITEGGLGIEKTTALAVVTIYGASVYLLGVAGGFLADRVMGAWRATLYGGIVIMFGHISLAVPTATMSWVGIVLVAIGTGLLKPNISTMVGDLYDRGDPRRDAGFSLFYMSINVGALASPLIIGVVREKWGFHAGFSVAAIGMAFAILTFVLASRTLHGAGKQVPNPLGPGEGKQVSLWAAAAVAAFGAAYLVAGLWQDTPVKQFIDAVSLFAFAAPVVYFVAMFKSPKVTAVEKKHVLAYIPLWVGGTLFWMVFEQAAGKMAFFAESHSEMLPSIFGWQPTAETFQSVNPLTIVLLAPLFAILWRRRAGRFPSLPTKFAIAVAMIGVSALMLAWMFATYNPEHKAPAVMLTAIFVIQTVAELFLSPVGLSATTLLAPAAFASQAMALWFLTSSTGQALAAQLILAMEDMPDSTYYVVNGAMTLGVALLLFLLVPWTRRMMADLESEQRAGAAEDAGQHA; this is translated from the coding sequence GTGGCCTCGCTCGAAGACAAGGCATTCCTCGGCCACCCGGCAGGTTTGTCCACACTCTTCTTCGTAGAGATGTGGGAACGCTTCTCCTATTACGGAATGCGGGCCATTCTCGCCTATTACCTATATTTCGCCATCACCGAAGGCGGACTGGGAATAGAGAAGACCACCGCACTCGCCGTCGTCACCATCTACGGCGCCTCCGTCTACCTGCTCGGTGTGGCCGGCGGTTTCCTGGCCGACCGGGTGATGGGCGCCTGGCGCGCCACCCTGTACGGCGGCATCGTCATCATGTTCGGCCACATCAGCTTGGCCGTCCCCACCGCCACCATGTCCTGGGTAGGCATCGTCCTGGTCGCCATCGGCACCGGGCTCCTCAAACCCAATATCTCCACCATGGTCGGTGACCTCTACGACCGCGGCGACCCCCGCCGGGACGCCGGATTCTCCCTGTTCTACATGTCGATCAACGTCGGTGCGCTCGCCTCGCCCCTCATCATCGGCGTGGTGCGGGAGAAGTGGGGTTTCCATGCCGGCTTCTCCGTCGCGGCGATCGGGATGGCCTTCGCCATCCTGACCTTCGTCCTGGCCTCCCGTACTCTCCACGGTGCCGGGAAACAGGTGCCGAACCCGCTCGGCCCCGGTGAGGGCAAGCAGGTCTCCCTGTGGGCTGCGGCTGCCGTTGCCGCCTTCGGTGCCGCCTACCTGGTCGCAGGGCTGTGGCAGGACACCCCGGTGAAACAGTTCATCGACGCGGTCTCCCTGTTCGCCTTCGCTGCTCCGGTCGTCTACTTCGTGGCGATGTTCAAAAGCCCCAAGGTGACCGCAGTGGAGAAAAAGCATGTTCTCGCGTACATCCCGCTGTGGGTCGGTGGGACGCTCTTCTGGATGGTCTTCGAGCAGGCAGCGGGCAAGATGGCCTTCTTCGCGGAAAGCCACAGTGAGATGCTGCCCTCGATCTTCGGCTGGCAACCCACTGCGGAGACCTTCCAGTCGGTCAACCCGCTGACGATCGTGCTGCTGGCCCCGCTGTTCGCCATCCTGTGGCGCCGCCGGGCCGGGCGCTTCCCGTCGTTGCCCACCAAGTTCGCGATCGCGGTGGCCATGATCGGGGTATCGGCGTTAATGCTGGCCTGGATGTTCGCGACCTACAACCCGGAGCACAAGGCTCCGGCGGTGATGCTGACCGCGATCTTCGTCATCCAGACCGTCGCCGAGCTCTTCCTGTCCCCGGTCGGGCTGTCCGCGACGACCCTGCTCGCCCCGGCGGCCTTCGCCAGCCAGGCCATGGCGTTGTGGTTCCTGACCTCCTCCACCGGCCAGGCCTTGGCCGCCCAGCTGATCCTGGCGATGGAGGACATGCCTGACAGCACCTACTACGTGGTCAACGGGGCCATGACCCTTGGTGTCGCTTTGTTGCTCTTCCTGCTGGTGCCGTGGACGCGGCGCATGATGGCCGATCTGGAGTCCGAGCAGCGGGCCGGTGCCGCCGAGGACGCCGGACAGCACGCCTGA
- a CDS encoding spermidine synthase, producing the protein MTFETDPYGGVTVLRDGFPQSYVDVSDPTRLAFEYVAQMALAVDTLAPSGSLALTHVGGAGLTLPRYFAHTRPGSTQIVLEPDELSTQRVREELPLPRGHRIRVRGQDGLSGLTAMGSARADVVLVDAYAEGRVPAELVTVGFFAEVVRVLRPGGLLVANVADAPGRRFLSRVAAGCLATGLGQVALLGTHDVMKGRRFGNAVLVASGSRFEVDDLRRAATRCPFPTGVMGEEWAGQLRAARPFTTEDAESSPEPPVAGSWRR; encoded by the coding sequence GTGACCTTTGAAACCGACCCCTACGGCGGAGTGACCGTTCTGCGGGACGGTTTCCCCCAGTCCTATGTCGACGTGTCCGACCCGACCCGACTGGCTTTCGAGTACGTGGCTCAGATGGCGCTGGCGGTGGATACGCTGGCTCCGTCCGGTTCGCTGGCACTGACCCACGTCGGGGGCGCAGGGCTGACCTTGCCTCGATATTTCGCGCACACCCGGCCGGGGTCGACACAGATCGTCCTGGAACCGGATGAGCTGTCGACGCAGCGGGTGCGGGAGGAGCTTCCACTGCCGCGGGGGCATCGGATCCGGGTGCGAGGGCAGGACGGTTTGTCCGGGTTGACGGCGATGGGCTCGGCACGGGCGGACGTGGTCTTGGTCGACGCTTATGCCGAGGGGCGGGTTCCGGCGGAGTTGGTCACGGTGGGCTTCTTCGCCGAGGTGGTGCGGGTCTTGCGTCCTGGGGGTCTATTGGTGGCGAATGTGGCTGATGCGCCGGGGCGTCGGTTTCTGTCGCGGGTGGCGGCGGGTTGTCTCGCGACGGGGCTGGGTCAGGTGGCCTTGTTGGGAACTCATGACGTGATGAAGGGGCGCCGGTTCGGCAACGCGGTATTGGTGGCTTCGGGCTCCCGGTTCGAGGTGGACGATCTACGGCGGGCGGCGACGCGTTGCCCGTTCCCCACGGGGGTGATGGGCGAAGAGTGGGCAGGCCAGCTGCGTGCGGCACGGCCGTTCACCACCGAGGACGCCGAAAGTTCACCGGAGCCGCCGGTCGCTGGATCCTGGCGTCGCTGA
- a CDS encoding metal ABC transporter substrate-binding protein, giving the protein MSFAPVARLALTLTCLTTLSACSVHPAGTGGAQDSTKPFTVFATTGYLGDLAKNLAPDAKITVMVKPGGDPHTYQPSTQDIAAMRDADVVISNGAHLEAMMIDQLASLGDRHLAVSERLPQDKLLPWPEKDDKGNALHDPHIWNDPDLWKSVTIEVANKLGEKSPKRQDAITKAATEYTGKIEATKNKVTDILKDIPQERRVLITGHDAFNYFGRAFSLEVKATDFVTSEANMSATQLQELAIFIVARKIPTIFQDNVKNPQAVTSLEESVKALGGKVTVSDKELYADSLGDRPPADTYLGALESNAAAVAEALSPKN; this is encoded by the coding sequence ATGTCCTTCGCACCGGTCGCACGCCTCGCCCTGACCCTCACCTGTCTCACGACGCTGTCCGCATGCAGCGTCCATCCTGCGGGGACCGGCGGCGCCCAGGACAGCACCAAACCCTTCACCGTCTTCGCGACGACCGGATATCTCGGCGACCTGGCCAAGAACCTTGCTCCCGATGCCAAGATCACCGTGATGGTCAAACCCGGCGGTGACCCACACACTTACCAGCCCAGCACCCAGGACATCGCCGCCATGCGCGACGCCGATGTCGTCATCTCCAATGGCGCACATCTCGAAGCGATGATGATCGACCAGCTCGCCAGCCTCGGCGACCGGCACCTGGCCGTCAGCGAGCGCCTCCCCCAGGACAAGCTGCTCCCCTGGCCAGAGAAGGACGACAAAGGAAACGCCCTCCACGACCCGCACATCTGGAATGACCCCGACCTGTGGAAGAGCGTCACCATCGAAGTCGCGAACAAGCTCGGCGAGAAGTCCCCGAAACGTCAGGACGCCATCACCAAAGCAGCAACCGAATACACCGGGAAGATCGAGGCCACCAAGAACAAGGTCACCGACATCCTGAAGGACATCCCCCAGGAAAGGCGCGTCCTCATCACCGGACACGATGCCTTCAACTATTTCGGCAGAGCCTTCTCGTTGGAGGTCAAAGCCACCGACTTCGTCACCTCGGAGGCCAATATGTCGGCCACCCAACTACAAGAGCTGGCCATCTTCATCGTCGCCCGCAAGATTCCCACGATCTTCCAGGACAACGTGAAGAACCCTCAGGCGGTGACTTCTCTGGAGGAATCCGTGAAGGCCCTCGGCGGCAAGGTCACCGTCTCCGACAAAGAGCTGTACGCCGACAGCCTGGGCGATCGCCCCCCGGCCGACACCTACCTGGGGGCTTTGGAATCCAATGCCGCTGCCGTCGCCGAAGCGCTGTCCCCGAAGAACTGA